The genomic region CCTCAACCTCGGGCAGTGCGGCTTGGGCCGCCTCCAGCGCGATCAGAGCTCCGTGACAGGTGTACCTTGTGTCCAGCGCGAGGCTAATCGTTTGGGAAGCCTCTTCCTTGGCCACACTCACTCCCAGCAGTTCCCAGTAGTTGACGGTTTGATGGAGTGCCTTGGCCGCCGCCCGTAGTAGCGCTCCGGCCGTTCGCCACTGCTCGGCCGCACCACCCAATCGGTCACGCACATCCCGGGCAGCCTCCAGTTCACTGTCTATCCGCTGTTCGTCGGGCGACATTCCCGGCATCCCGGGGCCATTGTAGAGTGGCGCAAGCAGAGCGTCCTGCTCGTGGTACAACCGCTTGAGCCGCTCGAATGCGCTGTGCAATGCGATGGTCCGTCTGCGGGCGTGTGCTACCATCTCGTCCCGAAAATGGTCCGCTTCCTGTTCCATGGCGGTCCGCGAAAGGCGAGCGATAAACTCTTCCTGCTG from Anopheles bellator unplaced genomic scaffold, idAnoBellAS_SP24_06.2 scaffold02628_ctg1, whole genome shotgun sequence harbors:
- the LOC131214818 gene encoding uncharacterized protein LOC131214818, encoding TPDLIDRSRKEMVQVRKVVLRLDIVRNPLRATQQEEFIARLSRTAMEQEADHFRDEMVAHARRRTIALHSAFERLKRLYHEQDALLAPLYNGPGMPGMSPDEQRIDSELEAARDVRDRLGGAAEQWRTAGALLRAAAKALHQTVNYWELLGVSVAKEEASQTISLALDTRYTCHGALIALEAAQAALPEVEVPHVTIRQQSAVRHALIYLLTDMVQPARYQHTRDVFTVFSANVSKAVHWVHECYSTTLRQDYDSADQAATLLAKALREERLRYLRRRFPNKTYTRPPAAAVG